The following are encoded together in the Prosthecobacter sp. SYSU 5D2 genome:
- a CDS encoding sialidase family protein has protein sequence MKRRPFLLIALLLASLPPASAVDWKKQALEDARQDRTSIPYDGITPNKMVCDTTLRQLPDGSWALTILAGGDFEPSPENYIGITRSTDQGKTWSPLEPVDTSLPRSGKTIGQGLTELMVHGQRCTAFFSTHSQTWGLDWKSWIMHSDDNCQTWSKPEPVPGRLHNYTFIRNHIVAKDGRIIIPFQHYVGPGPDVPPPPPEEKPWHKTLFHYVSNPRNGVLISSDGGKTWSEHGNIRLSTNDRYYGWAENNIVELSDGRIAMIIRGDRLGGVLYYAESTDGGKTWPEFASKTDIPNPGSKATLYPLGGDAVAILHNPNPRHRSPLSLWISFDGLKTWPYRRVLVPESSDGPKGRLNYPDGFVSADRQWLHFAYDDNRHRAVHYSAKLPPLP, from the coding sequence ATGAAACGCCGACCTTTTCTTCTCATCGCCTTACTGCTCGCCAGCTTGCCCCCGGCCTCCGCCGTTGACTGGAAAAAACAAGCCCTGGAAGACGCCAGGCAGGACCGCACCAGCATTCCCTACGACGGCATCACGCCTAACAAAATGGTCTGCGACACCACCCTGCGCCAGCTTCCCGACGGCTCCTGGGCGCTCACCATCCTGGCCGGGGGCGACTTTGAACCCTCTCCTGAAAACTACATCGGCATCACCCGCAGCACCGACCAGGGCAAGACCTGGTCCCCGCTGGAGCCGGTGGATACAAGCCTGCCACGCTCCGGCAAAACCATCGGCCAAGGCCTGACGGAGCTGATGGTTCATGGCCAGCGCTGCACCGCCTTTTTCTCAACCCATTCTCAGACCTGGGGCCTGGACTGGAAGTCCTGGATCATGCACAGCGATGACAACTGCCAGACCTGGAGCAAACCCGAGCCCGTCCCTGGCCGCCTGCACAATTACACGTTCATCCGCAACCACATCGTGGCCAAAGACGGCCGCATCATTATCCCCTTTCAGCATTATGTCGGCCCCGGCCCAGATGTGCCGCCACCGCCGCCGGAGGAAAAACCCTGGCACAAAACGCTCTTCCATTACGTCAGCAATCCGCGCAATGGCGTGCTCATCAGCAGCGATGGCGGCAAGACCTGGAGCGAGCACGGCAACATTCGTCTTTCTACAAATGACCGTTATTATGGCTGGGCGGAAAACAACATCGTCGAGCTCAGCGATGGCCGCATCGCCATGATCATCCGGGGCGACCGTCTCGGCGGCGTCCTTTATTATGCCGAGTCCACCGACGGCGGCAAAACCTGGCCCGAATTCGCCAGCAAAACGGACATTCCCAATCCCGGCAGCAAGGCCACCCTTTATCCCCTGGGCGGCGATGCCGTGGCCATCCTGCATAATCCGAATCCGCGTCACCGCAGCCCATTGTCCCTGTGGATCAGCTTTGACGGCCTGAAGACCTGGCCCTACCGCCGCGTCCTCGTCCCCGAATCGTCCGATGGCCCCAAAGGCCGCCTTAACTACCCGGACGGTTTTGTCAGCGCGGACAGGCAGTGGCTGCACTTCGCCTACGATGACAACCGCCACCGCGCCGTCCATTACAGCGCCAAACTGCCTCCCCTCCCCTGA